The proteins below are encoded in one region of Homo sapiens chromosome 8, GRCh38.p14 Primary Assembly:
- the ADRA1A gene encoding alpha-1A adrenergic receptor isoform X4: MVFLSGNASDSSNCTQPPAPVNISKAILLGVILGGLILFGVLGNILVILSVACHRHLHSVTHYYIVNLAVADLLLTSTVLPFSAIFEVLGYWAFGRVFCNIWAAVDVLCCTASIMGLCIISIDRYIGVSYPLRYPTIVTQRRGLMALLCVWALSLVISIGPLFGWRQPAPEDETICQINEEPGYVLFSALGSFYLPLAIILVMYCRVYVVAKRESRGLKSGLKTDKSDSEQVTLRIHRKNAPAGGSGMASAKTKTHFSVRLLKFSREKKAAKTLGIVVGCFVLCWLPFFLVMPIDEQRGEGSGFSTHH, encoded by the exons ATGGTGTTTCTCTCGGGAAATGCTTCCGACAGCTCCAACTGCACCCAACCGCCGGCACCGGTGAACATTTCCAAGGCCATTCTGCTCGGGGTGATCTTGGGGGGCCTCATTCTTTTCGGGGTGCTGGGTAACATCCTAGTGATCCTCTCCGTAGCCTGTCACCGACACCTGCACTCAGTCACGCACTACTACATCGTCAACCTGGCGGTGGCCGACCTCCTGCTCACCTCCACGGTGCTGCCCTTCTCCGCCATCTTCGAGGTCCTAGGCTACTGGGCCTTCGGCAGGGTCTTCTGCAACATCTGGGCGGCAGTGGATGTGCTGTGCTGCACCGCGTCCATCATGGGCCTCTGCATCATCTCCATCGACCGCTACATCGGCGTGAGCTACCCGCTGCGCTACCCAACCATCGTCACCCAGAGGAGGGGTCTCATGGCTCTGCTCTGCGTCTGGGCACTCTCCCTGGTCATATCCATTGGACCCCTGTTCGGCTGGAGGCAGCCGGCCCCCGAGGACGAGACCATCTGCCAGATCAACGAGGAGCCGGGCTACGTGCTCTTCTCAGCGCTGGGCTCCTTCTACCTGCCTCTGGCCATCATCCTGGTCATGTACTGCCGCGTCTACGTGGTGGCCAAGAGGGAGAGCCGGGGCCTCAAGTCTGGCCTCAAGACCGACAAGTCGGACTCGGAGCAAGTGACGCTCCGCATCCATCGGAAAAACGCCCCGGCAGGAGGCAGCGGGATGGCCAGCGCCAAGACCAAGACGCACTTCTCAGTGAGGCTCCTCAAGTTCTCCCGGGAGAAGAAAGCGGCCAAAACGCTGGGCATCGTGGTCGGCTGCTTCGTCCTCTGCTGGCTGCCTTTTTTCTTAGTCATGCCCATTG ATGAGCAGCGGGGTGAAGGGTCTGGATTTTCTACTCATCACTAA
- the ADRA1A gene encoding alpha-1A adrenergic receptor isoform X3 produces the protein MVFLSGNASDSSNCTQPPAPVNISKAILLGVILGGLILFGVLGNILVILSVACHRHLHSVTHYYIVNLAVADLLLTSTVLPFSAIFEVLGYWAFGRVFCNIWAAVDVLCCTASIMGLCIISIDRYIGVSYPLRYPTIVTQRRGLMALLCVWALSLVISIGPLFGWRQPAPEDETICQINEEPGYVLFSALGSFYLPLAIILVMYCRVYVVAKRESRGLKSGLKTDKSDSEQVTLRIHRKNAPAGGSGMASAKTKTHFSVRLLKFSREKKAAKTLGIVVGCFVLCWLPFFLVMPIGKKMKKLKVPWPEEGHRRKLTLS, from the coding sequence ATGGTGTTTCTCTCGGGAAATGCTTCCGACAGCTCCAACTGCACCCAACCGCCGGCACCGGTGAACATTTCCAAGGCCATTCTGCTCGGGGTGATCTTGGGGGGCCTCATTCTTTTCGGGGTGCTGGGTAACATCCTAGTGATCCTCTCCGTAGCCTGTCACCGACACCTGCACTCAGTCACGCACTACTACATCGTCAACCTGGCGGTGGCCGACCTCCTGCTCACCTCCACGGTGCTGCCCTTCTCCGCCATCTTCGAGGTCCTAGGCTACTGGGCCTTCGGCAGGGTCTTCTGCAACATCTGGGCGGCAGTGGATGTGCTGTGCTGCACCGCGTCCATCATGGGCCTCTGCATCATCTCCATCGACCGCTACATCGGCGTGAGCTACCCGCTGCGCTACCCAACCATCGTCACCCAGAGGAGGGGTCTCATGGCTCTGCTCTGCGTCTGGGCACTCTCCCTGGTCATATCCATTGGACCCCTGTTCGGCTGGAGGCAGCCGGCCCCCGAGGACGAGACCATCTGCCAGATCAACGAGGAGCCGGGCTACGTGCTCTTCTCAGCGCTGGGCTCCTTCTACCTGCCTCTGGCCATCATCCTGGTCATGTACTGCCGCGTCTACGTGGTGGCCAAGAGGGAGAGCCGGGGCCTCAAGTCTGGCCTCAAGACCGACAAGTCGGACTCGGAGCAAGTGACGCTCCGCATCCATCGGAAAAACGCCCCGGCAGGAGGCAGCGGGATGGCCAGCGCCAAGACCAAGACGCACTTCTCAGTGAGGCTCCTCAAGTTCTCCCGGGAGAAGAAAGCGGCCAAAACGCTGGGCATCGTGGTCGGCTGCTTCGTCCTCTGCTGGCTGCCTTTTTTCTTAGTCATGCCCATTG